In Halovivax gelatinilyticus, the following are encoded in one genomic region:
- a CDS encoding FkbM family methyltransferase — MRLGSGSRAFNRVRRGAHLRLRRAILGGYYRLVGLNYDRQWIAPRKRTVGGTVRSYELYNRHGRDAMLAAVDARAASDGVVYDVGANVGVYALALAAETPDRRIVAFEPAPRVVEQLRANVEVNGFADRIDVRHCGLGEVAGERPFYVSTYAELSGFDAASARRWEASVAAETTVPVRRLDDVVDEGPTPEVLKIDVEGAAPSVLRGGRETLERHRPTVFLEVHGDGLDGDEGLDCRSILDDAGYRVRSFDAYWVAEPTEGDRSEDGD, encoded by the coding sequence CGGGTACTACCGACTCGTCGGTCTGAACTACGACCGGCAGTGGATCGCGCCGCGAAAGCGGACCGTCGGGGGAACCGTGCGGAGTTACGAACTCTACAACCGCCACGGCCGGGACGCGATGCTCGCGGCCGTCGACGCCCGCGCCGCGTCCGACGGGGTGGTCTACGACGTCGGGGCGAACGTCGGCGTCTACGCGCTCGCCCTCGCGGCGGAAACCCCGGATCGGCGGATCGTCGCGTTCGAGCCGGCCCCGCGCGTCGTCGAACAGCTTCGGGCCAACGTCGAGGTGAACGGCTTCGCAGATCGAATCGACGTCCGCCACTGCGGCCTCGGCGAGGTGGCGGGCGAGCGCCCGTTCTACGTCTCGACGTACGCGGAGCTATCCGGGTTCGACGCGGCGAGCGCTCGCCGGTGGGAGGCGTCAGTCGCGGCGGAGACGACGGTTCCGGTCCGCCGACTCGACGACGTCGTCGACGAGGGCCCCACGCCGGAGGTCCTCAAGATCGACGTCGAGGGGGCCGCTCCGTCGGTTCTCCGCGGCGGGCGAGAGACGCTGGAGCGTCACCGCCCGACGGTGTTCCTCGAGGTGCACGGGGACGGACTCGACGGTGACGAGGGGCTCGACTGTCGGTCGATCCTCGACGACGCGGGATACCGCGTTCGGTCGTTCGACGCGTACTGGGTAGCCGAGCCGACCGAGGGCGATCGGAGCGAAGACGGCGACTGA
- a CDS encoding DUF7475 family protein — MARRVRRSGLSALQWVAVALVVATGGVHLGLGVVFLPEPLAVAFVLAGLGYAGALILFAFDVRRRLLYLAGVPFVGAQIVAWYALNRPSGVDDLSVGETADKLVQLALIVVLIVLYRRDDRSTERTA, encoded by the coding sequence ATGGCCCGTCGCGTTCGCCGCTCCGGACTCTCTGCGCTGCAGTGGGTCGCGGTCGCGCTCGTCGTCGCGACCGGCGGCGTCCACCTCGGGCTCGGGGTCGTCTTCCTGCCGGAGCCGCTGGCGGTCGCGTTCGTGCTCGCGGGACTCGGCTACGCCGGCGCGCTGATCCTGTTCGCCTTCGACGTGCGCCGGCGGCTCCTCTACCTCGCCGGCGTCCCGTTCGTCGGCGCGCAGATCGTCGCCTGGTACGCGTTGAACCGACCGAGCGGCGTCGACGACCTGTCGGTCGGCGAGACGGCGGATAAGCTCGTACAGCTCGCGTTGATCGTCGTCCTGATCGTCCTCTACCGACGCGACGATCGATCGACGGAGCGTACCGCGTGA
- a CDS encoding CDP-alcohol phosphatidyltransferase family protein, which translates to MSRFDRIRRLDGASNQALEGALGAVILAGVGVLVVAAVRPSVRTTAFPAWVALALGCQLLVVAGVVERTRRRGEDVRLTAATHLTVSRTALLALLIGVVAAVPESTAWVAGGLFGAAVILDGLDGAVARRRDDETVLGARLDRDVDGLTTLVGAGAAVAVGAAPTAFLAVGLARYGFVLGCWWRRRRGRRVRDLPPNRLRAPLSVLVLVAIWVALVPPVPDAWTAVIASAVAGPFLANFAWDWLAVTGRLSRLSRSSTPREDGEAVAREDD; encoded by the coding sequence GTGAGTCGATTCGATCGAATCCGACGGCTCGACGGAGCGTCGAACCAGGCTCTCGAAGGTGCGCTCGGGGCAGTCATTCTCGCCGGCGTGGGGGTGCTGGTCGTCGCCGCCGTCCGACCGTCGGTACGGACGACGGCGTTTCCGGCGTGGGTGGCGCTCGCGCTCGGGTGTCAGCTGCTCGTCGTCGCGGGCGTCGTCGAGCGCACGCGTCGACGCGGCGAGGACGTTCGGCTCACCGCGGCCACCCACCTCACCGTCTCGCGAACCGCCCTCCTCGCACTGCTGATCGGGGTCGTCGCCGCGGTACCCGAGTCGACCGCGTGGGTGGCAGGCGGCCTCTTCGGCGCGGCGGTGATACTCGACGGGCTCGACGGCGCGGTCGCTCGTCGCAGAGACGACGAAACGGTTCTCGGCGCTCGCCTCGACCGCGACGTGGACGGGCTCACCACGCTCGTCGGTGCCGGCGCGGCCGTCGCCGTCGGCGCCGCCCCGACCGCCTTCCTCGCCGTCGGGCTGGCCCGGTACGGGTTCGTCCTCGGGTGCTGGTGGCGCAGACGGCGAGGACGACGGGTACGCGATCTGCCGCCGAACCGCTTGCGGGCACCGTTGTCCGTGCTCGTGCTCGTCGCGATCTGGGTCGCGCTGGTCCCGCCGGTCCCGGACGCGTGGACGGCCGTCATCGCGAGCGCCGTCGCGGGTCCGTTCCTCGCGAACTTTGCGTGGGACTGGCTCGCCGTCACGGGTCGCCTCTCCCGGTTGTCGCGTTCGTCGACGCCCCGGGAGGACGGAGAGGCGGTGGCGCGAGAAGATGATTGA
- a CDS encoding zinc-binding dehydrogenase produces MTGTDDGGDRTRRNPSGGSTARRVTFTGPRTVTVERRPVPEPGPSELRVRTSLSAVSAGTEGLVYRGDAPEGLAADETIDALCGDCSFPIAYGYAVVGRVDRVGRDVDDEWLDRRVFAYNPHESHVLATPEAVVPVPDGVSTRAAALFANAESAVSFLLDGQPLVGERVAVFGQGVVGLLTTALLGRTPIETLVAVDRYEHRRGLAASLGADETIDPTNETRDGVAGAVAELAGERTDLTYELSGNPDALDDAVAATGYDGRVIVGSWYGDRPVTADLGGRFHRDRIDVRSSQVSTIAPRHRGRWTRERRRQTAWNWLRRLDLDSLFTHEFAVDRAADAYRLIDERPEEAVQVLFTYE; encoded by the coding sequence GTGACTGGAACGGACGACGGCGGGGACCGAACGCGACGGAACCCCAGCGGTGGCTCGACCGCCCGGCGCGTGACGTTCACTGGCCCACGAACAGTGACCGTCGAGCGTCGGCCGGTTCCGGAACCGGGCCCGTCCGAGTTGCGGGTCCGCACGAGCCTGTCGGCGGTGAGCGCCGGCACCGAGGGACTCGTCTACCGCGGCGACGCGCCCGAGGGACTGGCGGCCGACGAGACGATCGACGCGCTCTGTGGCGACTGTTCGTTCCCGATCGCCTACGGCTACGCCGTGGTCGGTCGGGTCGACCGGGTCGGCCGCGACGTCGACGACGAGTGGCTCGACCGGCGCGTGTTCGCCTACAATCCCCACGAGAGTCACGTTCTCGCGACACCGGAGGCGGTCGTCCCGGTCCCCGACGGCGTCTCGACGCGTGCGGCGGCGCTGTTCGCGAACGCGGAGAGCGCCGTCTCGTTCCTGCTCGACGGCCAACCGCTCGTCGGCGAACGCGTCGCCGTCTTCGGACAGGGCGTCGTCGGCCTGCTGACGACGGCGCTACTCGGTCGCACGCCGATCGAGACGCTCGTCGCGGTCGACCGGTACGAGCACCGACGGGGTCTCGCCGCCTCCCTCGGCGCGGACGAGACGATCGATCCGACGAATGAGACACGCGACGGCGTCGCCGGAGCGGTCGCCGAACTCGCCGGCGAGCGGACCGACCTGACGTACGAACTCTCGGGCAATCCGGACGCCCTCGACGACGCGGTCGCGGCGACCGGCTACGACGGCCGCGTGATCGTCGGCTCGTGGTACGGTGACAGACCGGTGACCGCCGACCTCGGCGGCCGGTTCCACCGGGATCGTATCGACGTTCGAAGTAGCCAGGTGAGTACGATCGCGCCGAGACACCGCGGTCGTTGGACCCGCGAGCGCCGCCGCCAGACCGCCTGGAACTGGCTTCGTCGACTCGACCTCGACTCGCTGTTCACCCACGAGTTCGCCGTCGACCGGGCGGCCGACGCCTACCGACTGATAGACGAGCGACCCGAGGAGGCGGTGCAGGTGCTGTTCACGTACGAGTGA
- a CDS encoding 6-pyruvoyl trahydropterin synthase family protein yields MYEVSVSRSFVAQHALTVVDAGPEGSVHSHRYTVEVTVFGPSIDERGYLVDIDELSAVVDELVARYRDRTLNDLESFEGRNPSAERFARIFGDRLCAALEPAGATRLRVSMAEDEIARVAHERSLEDGSG; encoded by the coding sequence ATGTACGAGGTATCGGTCAGTCGATCGTTCGTCGCCCAGCACGCGCTCACCGTGGTCGACGCCGGGCCGGAGGGGTCCGTTCACTCCCACCGCTACACCGTCGAGGTCACCGTCTTCGGTCCGTCGATAGACGAGCGTGGCTATCTGGTCGACATCGACGAGCTGAGTGCGGTCGTCGACGAGCTGGTCGCGCGTTACCGCGACAGAACCTTGAACGACCTCGAATCGTTCGAAGGGCGGAATCCGAGCGCGGAACGCTTCGCGCGAATTTTCGGCGATCGGCTCTGTGCGGCGCTCGAACCCGCGGGGGCGACGCGGCTCCGGGTGTCGATGGCCGAAGACGAGATCGCTCGCGTCGCCCACGAACGATCGCTCGAGGACGGATCCGGTTGA
- a CDS encoding glycosyltransferase family 4 protein — MYVGFVVYGGLDRTSGGYRYDRKLVENLRAHGDEVDVVAIPQRTYPRHLADGVSRTLRSRLNRPYDVLVQDELCHASLWRHNPHLDRPGAIVSVVHLLRSGPSAGVWSPLYRSVERRYLDSVGAAVCTSRDTRDRTERLADVPTQVAPPAGRVEGAALASDEVASRARDGRLRVAFVGNLQPRKGVKPLLDAFSRIVNERRRSATLTVVGSRDADPAHARSAVERATELDVDGCVTFAGRVSSDELRRVLRRSHVLAVPAAYEGFGMVYLEAMEYGVVPIASAVGGAREIVDDGQNGFLVEPGDADALADRLARLDADRDELARLGANALRTADDHPTWAETTARVRSFLRAQADGSDDSHERASRSGTYSAAEPGDPP, encoded by the coding sequence ATGTACGTCGGTTTCGTCGTCTACGGCGGCCTCGACCGGACGTCGGGCGGCTACCGATACGACCGGAAACTCGTCGAAAACCTGCGAGCCCACGGTGACGAGGTGGACGTCGTCGCGATCCCGCAGCGGACGTACCCGCGACACCTCGCCGACGGCGTCTCGCGCACGCTCCGTTCCCGGCTAAATCGACCGTACGACGTGCTCGTCCAGGACGAACTCTGTCACGCGTCGCTGTGGCGGCACAACCCGCACCTCGACCGACCGGGGGCGATCGTCTCGGTCGTCCACCTGCTCCGGTCCGGGCCGTCTGCGGGCGTCTGGTCGCCGCTCTACCGGTCGGTCGAGCGACGCTACCTCGACTCGGTCGGTGCCGCCGTCTGCACGAGCCGGGACACGCGCGATCGGACCGAGCGTCTCGCCGACGTTCCGACACAGGTAGCGCCGCCGGCCGGTCGCGTCGAAGGGGCTGCACTCGCATCCGACGAGGTGGCCTCCCGCGCCCGCGACGGCCGCCTTCGGGTGGCGTTCGTCGGCAATCTGCAACCGAGAAAGGGCGTGAAACCGCTTCTCGACGCGTTCTCCCGAATCGTCAACGAGAGACGTCGCTCGGCGACGCTCACCGTCGTCGGGAGTCGCGACGCCGACCCCGCCCACGCTCGATCGGCGGTCGAACGCGCGACCGAGCTCGACGTCGACGGGTGCGTCACGTTCGCCGGCCGGGTGTCGTCGGACGAACTTCGCCGAGTTCTCCGCCGGTCGCACGTTCTCGCGGTGCCCGCCGCCTACGAGGGATTTGGGATGGTCTACCTGGAGGCGATGGAGTACGGCGTCGTCCCGATCGCGAGCGCGGTCGGCGGCGCACGCGAGATCGTCGACGACGGTCAGAACGGATTCCTCGTCGAGCCGGGCGACGCGGACGCGCTCGCGGACCGCCTCGCGAGACTCGACGCCGACCGCGACGAACTCGCCCGGCTCGGGGCGAACGCGCTCCGGACGGCCGACGACCACCCGACGTGGGCGGAGACGACGGCGCGCGTTCGATCGTTCCTCCGGGCGCAGGCTGACGGATCCGATGACAGCCACGAGCGGGCGTCGAGATCCGGGACGTACTCGGCCGCCGAACCGGGTGACCCGCCGTGA
- a CDS encoding SAM-dependent methyltransferase, translated as MSDAYLLAKRSVDDRALNRRVWRSFVEELDAIDRRTDGPVRVSEIGGGVGTMVARLAARDVLPPAVDYRLIDRSEGCVETARERLPGWLAAVGYDVEHTSDGLVARLEESEPTRRLEVTLESGDALLQDVGADVVIAAAVVDLLDRERLVRWLESVLRPNGSFYAPITYDGATGFAPSHALDDRIERFYHRHMDEVRDAPGSSRAGRQLVAELAGRGFDRVETGGSDWVIHPGGGGSTADEPYSSDDATVLHAVLDDIEAALSEYPTDALDPDDRRRWLETRRTQFDRGELTYVAHNLDVLARR; from the coding sequence GTGAGCGACGCGTACCTCCTCGCGAAGCGGTCGGTCGACGACCGGGCGCTGAATCGGCGCGTCTGGCGGAGCTTCGTCGAGGAACTCGACGCGATCGACCGCCGAACCGACGGCCCCGTCCGCGTCTCCGAAATCGGCGGGGGTGTCGGGACGATGGTCGCCCGGCTCGCAGCGCGGGACGTCCTGCCGCCGGCAGTGGACTACCGCCTGATCGACCGCTCCGAGGGGTGCGTCGAGACCGCACGCGAGCGCCTGCCCGGCTGGCTCGCTGCGGTGGGCTACGACGTCGAGCACACGTCCGACGGGCTGGTGGCCCGTCTCGAGGAGTCCGAGCCGACGCGGCGGCTCGAAGTCACCCTCGAGTCCGGCGACGCGCTCTTACAGGACGTCGGGGCGGACGTCGTAATCGCCGCGGCCGTCGTCGACCTCCTCGATCGCGAGCGACTGGTGCGGTGGCTCGAATCCGTCCTTCGCCCGAACGGGTCGTTCTACGCGCCGATCACCTACGACGGCGCGACGGGATTCGCCCCATCCCACGCCCTCGACGACCGAATCGAACGGTTCTACCACCGACACATGGACGAGGTGCGAGACGCGCCGGGGAGCAGTCGGGCGGGGCGGCAACTGGTCGCCGAACTGGCCGGTCGGGGCTTCGACCGGGTCGAAACCGGCGGTTCGGACTGGGTGATCCACCCCGGCGGGGGCGGTTCGACGGCTGACGAACCGTATTCGAGCGACGATGCGACCGTCCTCCACGCCGTCCTCGACGATATCGAGGCGGCGCTCTCCGAGTACCCGACGGACGCGCTCGATCCAGACGACCGACGGCGCTGGCTGGAAACGCGACGCACCCAGTTCGACCGCGGCGAGCTCACGTACGTCGCGCACAACCTCGACGTGCTCGCCCGGCGGTGA
- a CDS encoding prepilin peptidase, with protein sequence MTLSGVSASGPDLLRLLTIPVFAWVAILDIRTRRVPSAAWIPLGALGAGLLVWDGWIAYQADVVAWQEFLIPAALSLGFVVPLAYLFWWFGGFGGADAKALLVLALLFPVVPSYAIGGLSFPLAGGDELLPFSLSILANGVLVGLAIPVALAIRNALAGRVTGVMALGWPVSTDRIPETHGRLLQTTEGVSLGGLDLDALRMYLRWRGLTLDDVREDPDRYRDPSSLPDVPNPPTDGAVTVANPVADGGKHEEATAGDETAANDSASESDDESTASEAAGESDGEFDDPWGADAFLESIEGTAYGTSAADLRDGLDVLTQEETVWISPGTPFLVPLFAGLVLALGYGDLLVTLVM encoded by the coding sequence GTGACACTCTCTGGCGTCTCTGCGTCCGGCCCCGACCTCCTGCGGCTGCTGACGATCCCCGTCTTCGCGTGGGTCGCTATTCTCGACATTCGGACGCGACGCGTCCCGAGCGCGGCCTGGATACCCCTCGGCGCGCTGGGAGCGGGACTGCTCGTCTGGGACGGCTGGATCGCGTACCAGGCGGACGTCGTCGCCTGGCAGGAGTTCCTGATCCCGGCGGCGCTCAGTCTCGGCTTCGTCGTCCCGCTCGCGTACCTCTTCTGGTGGTTCGGCGGGTTCGGCGGCGCCGACGCGAAGGCGCTACTGGTACTCGCCCTGCTCTTTCCCGTCGTCCCGTCGTACGCGATCGGCGGTCTTTCGTTTCCGCTCGCCGGCGGCGACGAACTCCTGCCGTTTTCGCTTTCGATCCTGGCCAACGGCGTCCTCGTCGGCCTGGCGATTCCGGTCGCCCTCGCGATCAGAAACGCCCTGGCCGGGCGCGTCACCGGCGTCATGGCGCTCGGGTGGCCGGTGTCGACCGACCGGATTCCGGAAACCCACGGCCGACTCCTGCAGACGACCGAGGGCGTCAGCCTCGGCGGGCTCGACCTGGACGCGCTGCGAATGTACCTGCGCTGGCGCGGACTGACGCTCGACGACGTCCGCGAGGATCCCGACCGGTATCGCGATCCCTCGTCGCTTCCCGACGTGCCGAATCCGCCCACCGACGGTGCCGTCACAGTGGCGAATCCCGTCGCCGACGGGGGCAAACACGAGGAGGCGACTGCTGGCGACGAGACGGCGGCGAACGACTCGGCGTCGGAGAGCGACGACGAATCGACCGCGTCGGAAGCGGCGGGCGAATCAGACGGCGAGTTCGACGACCCGTGGGGCGCCGACGCGTTTCTCGAATCGATCGAGGGGACGGCCTACGGCACGTCGGCCGCCGACCTCCGCGACGGGCTCGACGTGCTCACCCAGGAAGAGACCGTCTGGATCTCGCCGGGAACGCCGTTTCTCGTCCCGCTGTTCGCCGGGCTGGTGCTGGCGCTCGGGTACGGCGATCTACTCGTCACGCTGGTGATGTGA
- a CDS encoding phosphatase PAP2 family protein: MSSRGIGEFGPLQEAIPEWLAVIIALCTQLGDIWFLALVITVFYWYGTPSRDAVAALGGVWLAGMGLYKGLKHIFEFPRPDEPLLDAELLPLGIQQLYELTAFAGGFGFPSGHAVNTTIVYFGLAHILTVSTRPRRYAVAAGLVTLVSFSRVALGVHYLVDVVVGVAVGLSLLYVVREFTTFRGPDSATVSLTFAVPFGVFYVVASNADIESVVILGAALGGFAGWQLILLGRELVDSPTPEAALRPVALRGGLASVALAPLVATFEYFPILSVYVAGGVAGLATAVAVTIPVLHHSRHASRVGEEIRFVLWLTAGAVAFVLTPANWRRGYAYVRESIRRRLD; the protein is encoded by the coding sequence ATGAGTTCACGCGGAATCGGCGAGTTCGGCCCGCTCCAGGAGGCGATTCCCGAGTGGCTGGCCGTCATCATCGCGCTGTGTACGCAACTCGGCGACATCTGGTTTCTCGCGCTCGTCATAACGGTCTTTTACTGGTACGGGACGCCGAGTCGCGACGCGGTCGCCGCCCTGGGGGGTGTCTGGCTCGCGGGGATGGGCCTCTACAAGGGGTTGAAGCACATCTTCGAATTTCCCCGTCCGGACGAACCGTTGCTCGACGCGGAGTTGCTCCCGCTCGGTATCCAGCAGCTGTACGAACTCACCGCGTTCGCCGGGGGATTCGGCTTTCCGAGCGGCCACGCCGTCAACACGACCATCGTCTACTTCGGTCTCGCACACATTCTCACGGTGAGCACGCGTCCGAGACGGTACGCCGTCGCCGCGGGGCTCGTGACGCTCGTCAGTTTTTCGCGCGTCGCCCTCGGCGTTCACTACCTCGTCGACGTCGTCGTCGGCGTCGCGGTCGGCCTCTCGCTTCTGTACGTCGTTCGCGAGTTCACGACGTTTCGCGGTCCGGACTCCGCGACGGTCTCGCTCACGTTCGCCGTCCCGTTCGGCGTCTTCTACGTCGTCGCGAGCAACGCCGATATCGAGTCGGTGGTCATCCTCGGGGCGGCCCTCGGTGGGTTCGCCGGCTGGCAGCTGATTCTACTCGGTCGCGAACTCGTCGACAGTCCGACCCCGGAGGCGGCGCTCCGACCGGTCGCCCTCCGAGGTGGTCTCGCGTCGGTGGCGCTCGCGCCGCTCGTCGCGACCTTCGAGTACTTCCCGATCCTGTCGGTGTACGTCGCCGGCGGCGTCGCCGGTCTCGCCACGGCCGTCGCCGTCACGATCCCCGTGTTACACCACTCGCGACACGCCAGCCGCGTCGGCGAGGAGATCCGGTTCGTCCTGTGGCTAACAGCGGGCGCCGTCGCGTTCGTCCTCACGCCGGCCAACTGGCGACGCGGCTACGCGTACGTTCGCGAGTCGATACGGCGACGACTCGATTGA
- a CDS encoding HIT family protein, whose protein sequence is MPTIFSQIVDGEIPARVVYEDETTFAFLDANPLAPGHTLVIPREEYERLNDVPDEVATDLYETIHRLVPAVEDAVDADASTVAFNNGEAAGQEVPHVHCHIVPRFDGDGGGPIHAVAGETPDLGEDELDGIAAEIESRA, encoded by the coding sequence ATGCCCACGATCTTCAGCCAGATCGTCGACGGGGAGATCCCCGCCCGCGTCGTCTACGAGGACGAGACCACGTTCGCCTTCCTCGACGCGAACCCGCTCGCGCCGGGGCACACGCTCGTCATCCCGCGCGAGGAGTACGAGCGTCTTAACGACGTCCCCGACGAGGTCGCGACGGACCTCTACGAGACGATCCACCGGCTGGTGCCGGCCGTCGAGGACGCTGTCGACGCGGACGCGAGCACCGTCGCGTTCAACAACGGCGAGGCGGCCGGCCAGGAAGTCCCCCACGTCCACTGTCACATCGTGCCGCGGTTCGACGGCGACGGAGGCGGCCCCATCCACGCCGTCGCCGGCGAGACGCCGGATCTCGGCGAGGACGAACTCGACGGGATCGCCGCCGAGATCGAATCGCGCGCCTGA